ATTCAAATATTCAACACTCGTTAAACTTTTCACAATTTCAAAAAGGCTATTGATACCATTTCTTTTTTCGTATTTTTGACGTGTAAAATAGTACCATGTTAGAAGAAAACGTCATATTAGTTAACGAGAACGATGAGCCAATAGGCTTAATGCCAAAACTGGAAGCACATGAAAAAGCCGTCTTGCATCGTGCCTTTTCCGTTTTTATTTTAAACGATGCCAAGGAGCTTTTGTTGCAACAACGCGCCCGTCATAAATACCATTCGCCTTTGTTGTGGACCAATACTTGTTGCAGCCATCAAAGGGAAGGAGAAACGAATATTGAGGCAGGAAGCCGACGATTATTTGAAGAAATGGGTTTTTCAACTCCTATCAAAGAACTTTTTCATTTTATATACAAAGCGCCTTTTGATAATGGATTGACCGAACATGAATTGGATCATGTGATGATTGGTTATTACAATGACAATCCTTCGGTTAACCACGAAGAAGTTGAAGATTGGAAATGGATGCGAATTGAAGATGTGAAAACAGATATGGAAATCCATCCCGAATTGTATACGGTTTGGTTCAAGATTATTTTTGATGAGTTTTATCATTTCCTTGAAGAACATACTGTTTAAGGGGATTGGGGGTTTGGGTCTTGGGTGTTAGGTCTTGGGTGTTAGGTTTTGGGTCATAGGTTTTGGGTTTTTGGTATTGGGTATTGGGTTTTGGAGGCAGGTCTCAAATTACAGAGTATAGGTTTTAATATTTAAAAATTGGTAATTAACAATCAAATCATTTATGAAAGTAACTATTTCCCGAAAGGCTCATTTTAATGCAGCCCACCGGTTGTATCGCAAGGATTGGACTTTCGAAAAGAACGATGCCGTTTTTGGTAAATGCAATAATCCGAATTTTCACGGTCATAATTATGAGTTGATTGTAAGTGTAACCGGCGCCATTGATCCCGAGACGGGTTATGTGATGGATGTTAAGTTCTTATCTGATATTATAAAGGAAGAAGTAGAAGATTCATTTGATCATAAGAATTTGAATCTGGATGTACCGGAATTTCAGGATTTGAATCCAACGGCCGAAAACATAGTCGTTGTTATTTGGAACAAAGTCAGAAAAAAAATCAAACCAGAATTGGCATTGGAAGTGGTTCTTTATGAAACCCCCCGCAATTTTGTAACCTATAAAGGCGAATAATGGCAGCATTACAAAAAGGAGATAAAATTCCTCATTTCAAAGCAAAAGACACAAACGGTAATGATTTTGACAGTGCCACACTACTAGGGAAAAAGCCATTGGTAGTTTATTTTTATCCCAAGGATAATACGCCGGGATGTACGGCTCAAGCGTGCAGTTTTCGTGATCAATACGAAGATTTTACGGATTTGGGTGCGGAGGTTATCGGTGTCAGCAGTGATAGTGTTGCTTCCCATCAAAAATTTGCTAAACAATACCAGCTTCCTTTTATTCTATTATCCGATGCGAATAAAAAAATCAGAAAACTTTTTGGAGTTCCAACAGGGTTGTTGGGCTTACTACCCGGAAGAGTTACCTATGTAGCCGATAAAAACGGTATCATACAGCTGATTTTCGACAGCAGTATGATGCCTACGAAGCATATTCCTAAAGCTTTGGAAGCGATTCGGAAATTAGTATCATAAAAAAATTAAATAGTAGTACTTTAATTACGTTAAATTAACGAAATTTGCCAAAAAAACGAAATGAATTCAGCAGTATACCCCCTACAATTTGACCCCATTCTGAAAGAAAGAATCTGGGGAGGCGAAAAACTAAACACCTTACTTCATAAACCGATTTCCTCAAAAATTACCGGCGAAAGTTGGGAATTATCAACCGTAGAAGGCGATGTCAGCGTTATTGCGAACGGAGCTTTAAAAGGAAAGTCATTAACAACTGTTATCAATGAATCTCCCGATGCTATTTTGGGAACCGCTGTTCATCAACGATTCGGGAAACAATTTCCTTTGCTTTTTAAGTATTTGGATGCCCGTGAAGATTTATCGATACAAGTACATCCTAATGATGTATTGGCAAAAAAGCGTCATAATTCCTTTGGAAAAACTGAAATGTGGTACGTTCTGCAAGCCGATACCGATGCGAGAATCATTGTTGGTTTCAAAGAAAAATCGAATGCTGCAGCCTATTTAGAAAGTTTGAAAAACAAAAGTTTACTTTCTTTATTGGATACCATACCCGTACAAGAAGGAGATGTTTTCTTTTTAGAAACCGGGACAGTTCACGCGATAGGAGCGGGATTAGTTATTGCAGAAATACAACAAACTTCGGATATTACTTATCGTCTGTATGATTTTGATCGTGTAGATGCTCAGGGTAATACCAGGGAATTGCATGTTGATTTAGCGTTAGAAGCGATTAATTACGATGTGGTTGAATCCCATAAAAAATACGATAAAGTATTGAATCAGTCCAATGCTGTAGTGGATTG
This region of Flavobacterium lacustre genomic DNA includes:
- the idi gene encoding isopentenyl-diphosphate Delta-isomerase — translated: MLEENVILVNENDEPIGLMPKLEAHEKAVLHRAFSVFILNDAKELLLQQRARHKYHSPLLWTNTCCSHQREGETNIEAGSRRLFEEMGFSTPIKELFHFIYKAPFDNGLTEHELDHVMIGYYNDNPSVNHEEVEDWKWMRIEDVKTDMEIHPELYTVWFKIIFDEFYHFLEEHTV
- a CDS encoding 6-pyruvoyl trahydropterin synthase family protein, with the translated sequence MKVTISRKAHFNAAHRLYRKDWTFEKNDAVFGKCNNPNFHGHNYELIVSVTGAIDPETGYVMDVKFLSDIIKEEVEDSFDHKNLNLDVPEFQDLNPTAENIVVVIWNKVRKKIKPELALEVVLYETPRNFVTYKGE
- a CDS encoding peroxiredoxin — its product is MAALQKGDKIPHFKAKDTNGNDFDSATLLGKKPLVVYFYPKDNTPGCTAQACSFRDQYEDFTDLGAEVIGVSSDSVASHQKFAKQYQLPFILLSDANKKIRKLFGVPTGLLGLLPGRVTYVADKNGIIQLIFDSSMMPTKHIPKALEAIRKLVS
- a CDS encoding type I phosphomannose isomerase catalytic subunit, with the translated sequence MNSAVYPLQFDPILKERIWGGEKLNTLLHKPISSKITGESWELSTVEGDVSVIANGALKGKSLTTVINESPDAILGTAVHQRFGKQFPLLFKYLDAREDLSIQVHPNDVLAKKRHNSFGKTEMWYVLQADTDARIIVGFKEKSNAAAYLESLKNKSLLSLLDTIPVQEGDVFFLETGTVHAIGAGLVIAEIQQTSDITYRLYDFDRVDAQGNTRELHVDLALEAINYDVVESHKKYDKVLNQSNAVVDCPYFTTNFIPLDGEISVVNSGKSFTVYMCVEGAFELEYDTVTYEYQKGDTILIPAAMNAFVINGKASILEIYIS